A genomic stretch from Pararhizobium sp. IMCC21322 includes:
- a CDS encoding TRAP transporter large permease — translation MLVWFLPLFLVLLMISLPVFFGLLFAPGVLLWLNGQERDLALLYRNVFNGIDSFPLMAIPFFMLAGEMMNRGGITMRLVEFSQSMMGHFRGGLAHVNILSSMLFAGLSGSAVADTSALGSMLIPAMEKQGYTRRFAAAITAASSVIGPIIPPSGIMIIYAYVMGESVAALFLAGIVPGVLVGVGLMVVTGMMAQRYNYPVARERANWGERWHALVKAFFPLLTPVIILGGILGGVMTPTEASAVAAAYAFFVGMFLLKTIGFKDLPSILTKAALTSSVVLLLVGAAMAFKTVVSLSRAPEALAEMILAMSSDPLMLLFLINILLFIVGMFLDAGPAIIILGPILGPIFINMGIDPVHFAIIMSVNLTVGLATPPMGLVLFVASSVSGEKVEAISKAILPFLAVEVVVIFLITYFPIISMGVPWLTGFVSADSDLMGPVLRLIFGG, via the coding sequence ATGCTTGTCTGGTTCCTGCCTCTCTTTCTAGTCCTGCTGATGATCAGCCTGCCGGTGTTTTTCGGCCTTCTGTTCGCACCCGGTGTTCTGCTCTGGCTGAACGGCCAGGAGCGCGATTTGGCCCTTTTGTACCGGAACGTTTTCAACGGTATCGACTCCTTTCCATTGATGGCCATTCCGTTCTTTATGCTGGCGGGAGAAATGATGAACCGGGGTGGCATCACGATGCGCCTGGTTGAATTCAGCCAGTCCATGATGGGACACTTTCGCGGTGGCCTTGCCCATGTGAATATTCTGTCGTCGATGCTGTTTGCGGGCCTGTCCGGCTCGGCTGTGGCTGACACGTCCGCACTGGGATCGATGCTTATTCCTGCCATGGAAAAGCAGGGCTATACGCGCCGGTTTGCAGCTGCCATTACAGCGGCCTCATCTGTCATCGGGCCAATCATTCCACCTTCGGGCATCATGATTATCTATGCCTATGTGATGGGCGAGTCGGTTGCAGCTCTGTTTTTGGCCGGCATCGTTCCCGGCGTTCTGGTGGGTGTTGGCCTGATGGTCGTCACCGGCATGATGGCCCAGCGTTATAATTATCCTGTCGCCAGAGAGCGTGCCAATTGGGGTGAGCGCTGGCATGCACTGGTAAAGGCGTTTTTCCCGCTTTTGACACCCGTCATTATTCTTGGTGGCATTCTGGGTGGCGTCATGACGCCAACAGAGGCGTCCGCTGTCGCTGCGGCCTATGCGTTCTTTGTCGGTATGTTTCTTCTGAAAACAATTGGCTTCAAAGACCTTCCATCGATCCTGACAAAAGCCGCGCTGACCTCTTCGGTCGTGCTGCTGTTGGTTGGTGCGGCGATGGCTTTCAAAACAGTGGTCAGCCTGTCCCGCGCGCCGGAAGCGCTTGCGGAAATGATTCTGGCCATGTCCAGTGATCCTTTGATGCTGCTGTTCCTCATCAATATCCTGCTGTTCATTGTCGGCATGTTTCTGGATGCTGGCCCTGCGATCATCATTCTGGGGCCAATCCTTGGACCCATCTTCATCAATATGGGCATTGATCCGGTTCACTTTGCCATCATCATGAGCGTTAATCTGACGGTTGGCCTGGCCACACCGCCAATGGGACTGGTGTTGTTTGTCGCCTCGAGCGTCTCGGGTGAGAAGGTGGAGGCCATTTCAAAGGCCATTCTGCCATTCCTGGCCGTTGAAGTTGTGGTGATTTTCCTGATCACCTATTTCCCGATCATCTCCATGGGTGTGCCGTGGCTGACCGGTTTCGTGTCAGCGGATTCCGATCTTATGGGACCGGTTCTAAGACTGATTTTCGGGGGCTAG
- a CDS encoding tagatose 1,6-diphosphate aldolase — protein sequence MTHSLSHGKLWGLRRMADANGRYKMLAVDQRPPIKNPIAKFHGTPEAPYKDVTQFKLMLLEELQASSTAMLLDPHFALPKGMRMIDPTNGLIVTLEDSLFEESDGGRVSAEIDNWSVEKIKRVGGDAVKVLAWYRPDASPQVCQAQKDFTKRIGDACARFDIPFLFELLVYPLSHDAHQTKDYVEMQGKDSAHVLESVAEFAHADYGVDVFKLESPVSAAVAAGNGSMGSDAIQALFDEMGRLSARPWVMLSAGADKAAFTNILDHAYKAGASGYLAGRAIWLDAFGAFPDWDAVRAGLQADAVPYMKSINELTDAHALPWFDHDRFGGTTGPDFAIDDDDAGFRNTYAGF from the coding sequence ATGACACATTCACTTTCTCACGGTAAATTATGGGGCCTTCGCAGAATGGCGGACGCCAATGGTCGCTACAAAATGCTGGCCGTTGATCAACGGCCGCCAATCAAAAACCCGATTGCCAAGTTCCACGGAACACCGGAAGCGCCCTACAAGGATGTGACCCAATTCAAGCTGATGCTGCTGGAAGAGTTGCAGGCCAGTTCAACGGCCATGCTTCTGGACCCGCATTTTGCCCTGCCCAAGGGCATGCGCATGATAGATCCGACCAACGGTCTGATCGTGACTCTGGAAGATTCCCTGTTTGAAGAATCCGATGGCGGACGCGTTTCGGCGGAAATCGACAATTGGAGCGTCGAGAAAATCAAGCGGGTTGGCGGCGATGCAGTCAAGGTTCTCGCCTGGTATCGCCCCGATGCCTCTCCTCAGGTCTGTCAGGCGCAAAAGGATTTCACCAAACGCATTGGCGACGCCTGCGCCCGTTTTGACATTCCGTTCCTGTTTGAGTTGCTTGTCTATCCGCTGTCTCATGATGCGCATCAGACAAAGGATTACGTGGAAATGCAGGGCAAGGATTCAGCTCATGTATTGGAAAGCGTTGCCGAGTTTGCCCATGCGGATTACGGCGTAGACGTATTCAAGCTGGAAAGCCCCGTCAGTGCCGCTGTTGCAGCTGGCAACGGATCGATGGGCTCCGATGCCATTCAAGCCCTGTTCGATGAAATGGGGCGTCTGTCTGCCCGGCCATGGGTGATGCTGTCAGCCGGTGCTGACAAGGCTGCGTTCACGAACATTCTGGACCACGCCTACAAAGCCGGTGCGTCCGGTTATCTGGCAGGGCGTGCGATCTGGCTGGATGCGTTTGGTGCCTTTCCGGACTGGGACGCGGTGCGTGCCGGACTGCAAGCCGATGCGGTGCCATACATGAAATCGATCAACGAACTGACCGATGCGCATGCATTGCCCTGGTTTGATCACGACCGCTTCGGTGGGACAACAGGGCCGGATTTTGCTATTGATGATGACGATGCCGGTTTCCGCAATACATACGCCGGATTTTAA
- a CDS encoding TRAP transporter small permease: MAALAGFIALLTRINDAVFWVGRQLSWMAIGVMVLIILAQVFARYILNDALPWSEELARVLMLWLTGLMAPSAYRWGSFVAIDMFRDLLPRWPRAILTLCLFGISLIVLIVMTYYGWKHINSGWLFGSATLKIKLAWVYMALPVGFLMMISACVELIAKELHEALDPSVNYKSGDNAPEFIAE; the protein is encoded by the coding sequence ATGGCAGCTTTGGCTGGCTTTATAGCACTTCTAACACGTATCAATGATGCGGTCTTCTGGGTTGGACGACAACTCTCCTGGATGGCAATTGGAGTGATGGTCCTCATCATTCTAGCGCAGGTTTTCGCGCGTTACATCCTGAATGACGCTCTGCCATGGTCCGAAGAACTGGCACGGGTATTGATGCTGTGGCTGACCGGATTGATGGCACCATCCGCCTATCGCTGGGGCTCTTTCGTTGCCATTGACATGTTTCGCGATCTTCTGCCGCGCTGGCCACGCGCAATTTTAACTCTTTGTCTGTTTGGTATTTCACTGATCGTGTTGATCGTGATGACCTATTATGGCTGGAAACACATCAACAGTGGTTGGTTGTTCGGGTCCGCTACACTGAAAATCAAACTTGCCTGGGTCTATATGGCACTTCCGGTCGGGTTCCTGATGATGATTTCAGCCTGTGTTGAGCTGATCGCCAAGGAACTCCACGAAGCACTTGATCCGAGTGTCAATTATAAATCCGGCGATAACGCGCCAGAATTTATCGCGGAGTAA
- the dctP gene encoding TRAP transporter substrate-binding protein DctP, translated as MKLKSLLSTFAAFAVGAAFMGTGLVSDAQAASHVEKITLRATANSNENDEDYDGLVVFKNYVENASNGTIAVDLFIGTQLCSKGAECLQGIADGSIDIYISTSGGAAGIFPYVQVLDLPYLLRDDRIAEEVLQSDFVRTMRAQMLADSGDTIRLMTIGNTGGWRNFANTQRPIQKPSDMEGLKIRTVVADLPQELVKALGASPTPIPWPELFTSFQTGVVEGSKNGITDVMGMKFPDAGLQYMTLDGHAYMGALWFMSNDRFMAMDEGMRRVVVDGFAALQQATFASPKRKSIAAYEEFVAGGGNLYVPTPEEKTMFREAAAPVFDWFKENIREGETFYQALVDAAAAAEEKIDGGAMMDVK; from the coding sequence ATGAAACTCAAATCCTTACTATCAACCTTCGCGGCTTTTGCCGTTGGAGCAGCCTTTATGGGCACCGGACTTGTGTCCGATGCGCAGGCCGCTTCGCATGTCGAGAAAATTACTCTGCGTGCAACTGCCAATTCCAATGAAAATGATGAAGACTATGATGGTCTGGTTGTTTTCAAGAATTACGTCGAAAACGCATCCAATGGTACCATCGCTGTTGATTTGTTCATCGGTACGCAATTGTGCTCCAAGGGCGCTGAATGTCTTCAAGGCATCGCTGATGGATCAATTGACATCTACATCTCAACATCTGGCGGTGCCGCTGGCATTTTCCCATATGTGCAGGTGCTTGATCTGCCTTATCTGCTGCGTGATGACCGTATTGCCGAAGAAGTTCTTCAAAGTGACTTCGTTCGCACAATGCGTGCCCAGATGCTGGCAGATTCCGGTGACACGATCCGCCTGATGACAATTGGCAATACTGGTGGCTGGCGGAACTTTGCCAACACACAGCGTCCAATTCAGAAGCCTTCCGATATGGAAGGTCTGAAAATCCGGACCGTGGTGGCAGATCTTCCGCAGGAACTGGTAAAAGCACTTGGTGCCAGCCCAACCCCGATTCCCTGGCCTGAGCTTTTCACATCATTCCAGACGGGTGTTGTTGAAGGTTCCAAAAACGGCATTACCGATGTCATGGGCATGAAGTTCCCGGACGCCGGTCTGCAATACATGACCCTTGATGGCCATGCTTACATGGGCGCTTTGTGGTTCATGAGCAATGATCGTTTCATGGCTATGGATGAAGGCATGCGCCGCGTGGTCGTCGATGGATTTGCTGCTCTGCAGCAGGCAACCTTCGCGTCACCAAAACGCAAATCCATTGCAGCCTATGAAGAGTTTGTCGCCGGTGGCGGTAACCTTTATGTGCCAACTCCTGAAGAAAAAACCATGTTCCGCGAAGCAGCTGCGCCTGTGTTCGACTGGTTCAAGGAAAACATTCGTGAAGGCGAAACCTTCTATCAGGCACTTGTTGATGCAGCCGCTGCAGCGGAAGAAAAAATCGACGGCGGCGCTATGATGGATGTGAAATAA
- a CDS encoding tetratricopeptide repeat protein — protein MIRKISFRRNLRNCGIGLFALAGLATQSAAGADLFDGLTAMKASRFEEAREIFLPLAQGGNADAEELIGVMYAMGLGVERDDERAFDWYLRASLKGHPGAQSGIGWYYEVGRGIPAPDLPRAYTWYTLSAIGGDPDAAISMNEVVKKMTPEQIAKAELLIDDYKDHLYPEY, from the coding sequence ATGATCAGAAAAATCAGTTTCAGACGCAATTTGCGCAATTGTGGCATCGGACTGTTTGCGCTGGCAGGGCTGGCAACGCAAAGTGCTGCCGGCGCGGATTTGTTTGATGGCTTGACGGCCATGAAAGCCAGCCGGTTTGAGGAAGCCAGAGAAATTTTCCTGCCATTGGCGCAAGGCGGAAACGCTGATGCAGAAGAGTTGATTGGCGTCATGTATGCCATGGGCCTTGGCGTCGAGCGTGATGACGAACGTGCATTTGACTGGTATTTGAGGGCCTCTTTGAAGGGGCATCCCGGCGCGCAATCGGGCATTGGATGGTATTATGAGGTTGGCCGCGGCATACCGGCCCCGGATCTGCCCCGTGCCTATACGTGGTATACGCTGTCGGCCATTGGCGGTGATCCCGATGCCGCGATTTCCATGAACGAAGTTGTCAAGAAAATGACACCGGAGCAGATCGCAAAAGCTGAATTGCTGATCGATGATTACAAGGATCATCTTTATCCGGAATATTGA
- a CDS encoding PfkB family carbohydrate kinase, protein MATVISLGVAVQDFVFSVDEIPTEARKYRAKDLVVVGGGCAATAAVAVARLGGNCHLISRLGNDITADIIVGDLESDNVNCAGVKRFDGYKSPLSSIMVDQSGERLVVGYRDEKMPTDPGFVADYFGAPDAVLADSRWAEGAVRLFELAAEKQIPAVLDGEMPFGAVERAAAHLATHPVFSAQGLQDYAKEPDVLTALLAASASREGRWTAVTDGPNGVYVAHNGLLSRLPGHQMDVVDTLGAGDVWHGAFALALAEGKNAEQAIMFASGAAALKCTQFGGRKGTPSREILNNFLETHPLQMEPISL, encoded by the coding sequence ATGGCCACGGTCATTTCTCTTGGCGTTGCAGTGCAGGATTTCGTCTTTTCCGTAGATGAAATCCCGACTGAGGCACGCAAATACAGAGCAAAAGACCTTGTGGTCGTTGGCGGTGGTTGCGCGGCCACTGCAGCTGTTGCAGTGGCACGCCTTGGCGGTAACTGCCACCTGATTTCACGGCTTGGGAACGACATCACGGCTGACATCATTGTTGGCGATCTGGAATCGGATAACGTCAACTGCGCAGGCGTAAAACGCTTCGATGGTTACAAATCTCCCCTGTCTTCCATCATGGTAGACCAGAGCGGTGAGCGTTTGGTTGTCGGTTACCGCGATGAAAAAATGCCGACCGATCCGGGGTTTGTGGCCGATTACTTTGGTGCGCCAGATGCCGTGCTTGCAGACAGCCGCTGGGCGGAAGGTGCCGTGCGTCTGTTTGAACTGGCTGCCGAGAAACAAATTCCTGCCGTTCTGGATGGCGAAATGCCCTTTGGCGCTGTGGAACGCGCAGCGGCGCATCTGGCAACACACCCGGTTTTCTCGGCTCAGGGCCTGCAGGACTATGCAAAAGAGCCTGACGTTCTAACCGCGTTGCTGGCCGCCAGTGCCTCGCGCGAAGGACGATGGACTGCAGTGACTGATGGACCCAATGGTGTCTATGTCGCTCACAATGGATTGCTCAGTCGGTTGCCCGGTCACCAGATGGATGTGGTCGACACATTAGGGGCCGGTGATGTCTGGCACGGCGCATTTGCTCTGGCCTTGGCAGAAGGCAAAAATGCCGAACAGGCCATCATGTTTGCCTCCGGCGCAGCCGCTTTGAAATGCACTCAGTTCGGTGGGCGTAAAGGCACGCCGTCGCGCGAAATTCTAAACAACTTTCTTGAAACACACCCACTCCAGATGGAGCCTATTTCCCTATGA
- a CDS encoding DMT family transporter: protein MAQLSSVAIFSCGFMVQQALAIEFAPTTVLLWQFLGAAIIMWIICFARHQLPPLNRRFGKTLLWGFMAPGAVLIFSIHGGARTDGVSLALMWGLLPLIASALGYLMLRENAHWSLAVGSCIGFGGLVIVTLSREAAGVGDLIGNVLVFFAVLCASFSQIVGRRMNSGDVPWFQVATLQVTGALIAVFCLALATNALSFIALGSPLQIFAMLYLVLAMTVLNYAIFNFALRHLQVAWVSIYVALNPVLGSLAAIVILGDIPRLFDWAGMMVIITGVMLPHAYSLYRRRYR, encoded by the coding sequence TTGGCGCAGCTTTCCTCTGTGGCAATTTTTTCTTGCGGCTTCATGGTACAGCAGGCTTTGGCCATAGAATTCGCGCCCACGACAGTTCTGCTTTGGCAGTTTTTGGGCGCCGCGATCATCATGTGGATCATCTGCTTTGCAAGGCATCAACTGCCGCCACTGAACCGGCGCTTTGGCAAAACATTGCTATGGGGCTTCATGGCACCAGGCGCGGTTTTGATCTTCAGCATACATGGCGGCGCGCGAACCGACGGGGTCTCGCTGGCCCTTATGTGGGGGCTTTTACCGTTGATCGCTTCGGCGCTGGGCTATCTGATGCTTCGGGAAAATGCCCATTGGTCGCTGGCCGTTGGCAGCTGTATCGGTTTTGGTGGGCTTGTGATCGTCACTCTGAGCCGGGAAGCCGCCGGCGTTGGTGATCTGATTGGCAATGTATTGGTGTTTTTTGCAGTTCTGTGCGCCAGTTTCAGCCAGATTGTGGGCCGGCGCATGAACAGCGGCGACGTGCCCTGGTTTCAGGTCGCGACCCTGCAGGTGACCGGAGCACTGATTGCCGTTTTCTGTCTGGCACTTGCCACCAATGCCTTGTCATTTATCGCCCTTGGCTCCCCGTTGCAGATCTTCGCAATGCTGTATCTTGTGCTGGCCATGACAGTGTTGAATTACGCGATCTTCAATTTTGCGCTGCGACATCTGCAAGTGGCCTGGGTATCAATTTACGTTGCCCTGAACCCGGTCCTGGGTTCACTGGCCGCAATTGTCATTCTGGGCGATATCCCGCGCCTGTTTGACTGGGCAGGCATGATGGTTATCATCACCGGTGTCATGCTGCCACATGCCTATTCTCTCTATCGCAGGAGATATCGGTGA
- a CDS encoding L-fucose/L-arabinose isomerase family protein: MSSIGVLALGRPTFDVEFAQELLGEARDALTASGHEIIGGDTLLFDADATVSALDMLKSHKLDLVLILQVTFTDASMTVRIASELNAPLALWAFPEPRLGGRLRLNAFCGLNLAAHALGLNDTAFSYAYSAPGETDVKALLADFLSGNRQASPRLGGDVTVDTGAVNAAIARLKGKRIGRIGERPDGFDTCRYNAKTVEHLTGVKIDEIELDDLFQTARKVPAEAISASRNIVSDLGGLAEVDQPQLDRSLALHGALQDMQKGKDYSAFAIRCWPETFTEYGGAVCGPVGMMGESKIPCACEADVYGALTNLLVQELTGLPPFLVDLVDLDEASETGVVWHCGQAPISMCDPEFAPQASIHSNRKMPLLFEFPLKPGRVTLARISQARGEQSLFLATGEMQTAPLAFSGTAGVMQFDAGIKKTLKAVMDAGLEHHTTLAYGDHAGTLTAAASALGLPVIMA, encoded by the coding sequence ATGTCCAGCATTGGTGTTCTGGCCCTTGGTCGACCCACATTCGATGTCGAATTCGCGCAGGAGCTGCTTGGCGAAGCGCGCGATGCCCTGACGGCCAGCGGCCATGAGATCATTGGCGGCGACACATTGTTGTTCGACGCTGATGCCACTGTATCTGCGCTGGACATGTTGAAATCACACAAGCTGGACCTTGTTCTGATCCTTCAGGTAACCTTTACCGATGCCAGCATGACGGTGCGGATTGCCAGTGAACTGAATGCACCTTTGGCGTTGTGGGCCTTTCCAGAACCACGTCTTGGCGGGCGGCTGCGATTGAACGCCTTTTGCGGCCTGAACCTTGCCGCACATGCTCTTGGCCTCAATGATACGGCGTTTTCCTATGCCTATTCCGCTCCCGGTGAAACAGATGTAAAAGCTTTGCTGGCTGATTTTCTGTCAGGAAACCGGCAAGCCTCCCCTCGCCTTGGTGGGGACGTCACGGTTGATACCGGCGCCGTTAACGCGGCCATTGCGCGTCTCAAGGGCAAGCGCATTGGCCGGATTGGTGAACGCCCGGACGGGTTCGATACGTGCCGCTACAACGCCAAAACCGTAGAGCATCTCACCGGCGTTAAGATTGATGAAATCGAGCTTGATGATCTGTTCCAGACGGCCCGCAAAGTGCCTGCGGAAGCGATTTCGGCCAGCCGGAATATCGTGTCCGATTTGGGCGGGCTTGCAGAAGTGGATCAGCCACAGCTGGATCGGTCACTGGCGTTGCATGGCGCTTTGCAGGACATGCAAAAGGGCAAGGATTACAGTGCTTTCGCCATTCGCTGCTGGCCGGAAACCTTCACGGAATATGGCGGCGCGGTCTGCGGCCCGGTTGGCATGATGGGGGAATCCAAGATTCCCTGTGCCTGCGAAGCTGATGTCTATGGCGCGCTTACCAACCTGCTGGTGCAGGAACTAACCGGATTGCCTCCGTTTCTGGTGGATCTGGTCGATCTGGATGAGGCCAGTGAAACCGGCGTTGTCTGGCATTGCGGACAGGCCCCCATATCCATGTGTGATCCGGAATTTGCGCCTCAGGCAAGCATTCACTCCAATCGAAAAATGCCGCTTCTGTTTGAATTTCCATTGAAGCCGGGACGGGTGACCCTTGCCCGTATTAGCCAGGCACGGGGCGAACAAAGCCTGTTTCTGGCCACCGGAGAGATGCAAACAGCACCACTGGCCTTTTCCGGTACCGCCGGCGTGATGCAATTTGATGCGGGCATCAAGAAAACACTGAAAGCAGTGATGGATGCCGGGCTGGAACACCACACGACCCTCGCCTATGGCGATCATGCGGGAACGCTGACGGCGGCTGCCAGTGCCCTCGGTCTTCCTGTGATTATGGCTTGA
- a CDS encoding TIM-barrel domain-containing protein has translation MSALPQTTKIDETVPFDILNPNWSACRQTEVLGAAKIVSPGQLIFDTTDGPFHITTLENGVRLNLGPHDKPDYGILDGNPVPVPAEIKQTDSETIISWGWFTLTVRHQPMAIDFHRSDGPILESARDGHFVREFRLPPFARVDKGWLVNFDLTSQEPVYGLGEKWGPLDKRGQLVHSYTHDALGVNSERSYKNCPFAWSPAGWGIFVHTPAPVLHAIGFSQWSHRAYGLLVEDEALDLFLICGKTPERILERYTRLTGRPAMPPLWSLGAILSKAYYQTPAEFLEAARTVRTYGMPCDTITFDGRAWQDTDTRFHFDFDPKRFDDPKAIIDQVKEMGFHVCCWEYPLVSVNSPIYDELSEKGYFLTDRRTDLPYRYEWDMEPFGQVLTPLPDSSLIDFTNPAAYDWWRDQHKDLFALGVDMIKSDFGEQVELDCKAFNGDTGHRLHNVYPLLYNRCVYEASEMYSPEGACLLARAGWAGSQRYPAQWGGDPQADWEGLAASLRGGLSWANTGAACYATDIGGFYGDTRDAELFVRWTQAAVFSSHMRFHGIGDRAPWSYGERAANAVMAALKLRYRFLPYLWRTLQTACETGLPVQRPMAVAFPDDPAAWSFELQFMFGPDILVSPIVRSQGIGKTYLPAGNWRHLVTNELVAGGRVINQQLDLESMAVYVKEGATIPFGPSVQHTGQIGDTPLIEESCKY, from the coding sequence ATGAGCGCCCTTCCCCAAACGACCAAGATTGATGAAACCGTTCCCTTTGATATTCTCAATCCCAATTGGAGCGCGTGTCGCCAGACAGAAGTTCTGGGCGCGGCAAAAATTGTATCTCCCGGCCAACTGATCTTCGATACGACCGATGGCCCGTTCCACATAACGACGCTGGAAAATGGTGTCAGGCTAAATCTGGGGCCACATGACAAGCCGGATTATGGCATTCTGGATGGAAACCCGGTTCCCGTACCGGCAGAAATAAAACAAACCGACAGCGAAACCATAATCAGCTGGGGCTGGTTTACCTTGACCGTCCGCCACCAACCGATGGCGATTGATTTTCACAGATCGGACGGACCTATTCTGGAGTCGGCCCGTGATGGTCATTTCGTGCGTGAATTTCGTCTGCCGCCATTTGCGCGTGTCGACAAGGGTTGGCTTGTCAATTTCGATCTGACCAGCCAGGAACCAGTCTATGGACTTGGTGAAAAATGGGGCCCGCTGGATAAACGCGGTCAACTTGTCCATTCCTACACACATGACGCGCTGGGGGTTAACTCGGAGCGGTCCTACAAAAACTGTCCATTTGCGTGGTCTCCGGCAGGCTGGGGCATCTTTGTGCACACACCTGCGCCGGTGTTGCATGCCATTGGGTTTTCGCAATGGTCACACCGGGCCTATGGGTTGCTGGTGGAAGACGAAGCGCTTGATCTGTTTCTTATCTGCGGCAAAACCCCGGAGCGCATTCTGGAACGCTATACCCGGCTCACCGGTCGGCCCGCCATGCCGCCGCTCTGGAGCCTTGGGGCCATCCTTTCAAAAGCCTATTATCAGACACCAGCAGAATTTCTGGAAGCGGCCCGGACCGTCCGCACTTACGGGATGCCATGCGATACAATTACCTTTGATGGCCGTGCCTGGCAGGACACAGATACGCGGTTCCATTTTGATTTTGACCCGAAGCGGTTCGACGATCCCAAAGCGATTATCGACCAGGTCAAGGAGATGGGCTTCCATGTGTGTTGCTGGGAGTATCCGCTGGTCTCGGTCAACAGCCCTATCTATGATGAGTTGAGCGAAAAGGGCTATTTTCTCACCGACAGGCGCACGGATTTACCCTATCGCTATGAATGGGATATGGAGCCATTTGGTCAGGTGCTGACACCTTTGCCAGATTCAAGCCTCATCGACTTCACCAACCCCGCCGCCTATGATTGGTGGCGCGATCAGCACAAGGATCTGTTTGCGCTTGGCGTTGACATGATCAAGAGCGACTTTGGCGAACAGGTTGAGCTGGATTGCAAGGCCTTCAATGGCGATACGGGTCACAGACTGCATAATGTGTATCCGCTGCTGTATAATCGATGCGTTTACGAAGCCTCTGAAATGTACTCTCCTGAAGGCGCATGCCTTCTGGCGCGGGCCGGCTGGGCTGGTTCCCAGCGTTATCCGGCCCAGTGGGGCGGAGATCCGCAAGCCGACTGGGAAGGTTTGGCCGCTTCTCTGCGCGGCGGCCTGTCATGGGCCAATACCGGCGCGGCCTGTTATGCAACTGACATTGGTGGCTTCTACGGCGACACTCGGGATGCAGAATTGTTCGTGCGCTGGACTCAGGCCGCTGTCTTTTCGTCCCATATGCGCTTCCATGGTATCGGTGACCGGGCTCCCTGGTCCTATGGGGAACGCGCAGCAAATGCAGTTATGGCAGCCCTGAAGCTGCGCTACAGATTTCTGCCTTATCTGTGGCGCACTCTTCAGACAGCCTGTGAAACCGGCCTTCCCGTTCAGCGCCCCATGGCGGTTGCTTTTCCCGATGATCCTGCAGCTTGGAGCTTTGAGCTGCAATTCATGTTTGGCCCCGACATTCTGGTGTCTCCCATCGTGCGTTCGCAGGGTATTGGCAAGACCTATCTGCCTGCCGGCAACTGGCGCCATCTTGTGACGAATGAGCTTGTTGCGGGTGGACGGGTGATCAATCAGCAGCTTGATCTGGAAAGCATGGCCGTTTATGTGAAAGAAGGAGCAACCATTCCGTTTGGTCCTTCCGTGCAGCATACGGGCCAAATCGGGGATACTCCGCTGATTGAGGAAAGCTGCAAATATTGA